In one Sphingobium sp. TKS genomic region, the following are encoded:
- a CDS encoding MFS transporter, with amino-acid sequence MLLAIQPVRSLLLSIFMLMAGSGFLATLISLRLNRAGSGTMTIGIVATAYFGGLIIGSLRAGGIVRRVGHIRAFAAFVALLSASTLSYALWTQPLFWMLLRLIDGICVAGVFVCLESWLNDRTEPQMRGSVLAAYMVALYSGQAIGQLLLGASGSLPAIPFQLASILISLAIIPLCLTRSAAPAPVEASAFSIRSLLAASPLGAWGALATGMMLGAFYGLAAVHVRRLGLDLSQTAGFMLIVILGGVALQWPLGRLSDRHDRRQVIVGSFTAAALVSLALSLIGGGPLLMGLGALFGGLSFALYPLCVAHCNDRLLETERVAASGRLVLIYSVGAALGPLIGAGFMTVAGTGGLFLFIALSAGLAMAVGLWRQQACAPVPGKYQQDFQIVPRTTPMASLLDPNVSDDETAAG; translated from the coding sequence ATGCTATTGGCCATCCAACCCGTGCGCAGCCTTTTGCTGTCCATCTTCATGCTGATGGCGGGCAGCGGATTTCTGGCAACCCTGATCAGCCTGCGGCTCAATCGGGCGGGCAGCGGCACGATGACCATCGGCATCGTCGCCACCGCCTATTTCGGCGGGCTGATCATCGGGTCGCTGCGGGCGGGCGGCATAGTGCGGCGGGTAGGCCATATTCGCGCCTTTGCCGCTTTCGTCGCCCTGCTGTCGGCCAGCACATTATCCTATGCGCTGTGGACGCAGCCGCTGTTCTGGATGCTCTTGCGGCTGATCGACGGCATCTGCGTGGCAGGCGTTTTCGTGTGCCTGGAAAGCTGGCTCAACGATCGCACAGAGCCGCAGATGCGCGGCAGCGTGCTTGCCGCCTATATGGTCGCGCTCTATTCAGGGCAGGCAATCGGGCAACTGCTGCTCGGAGCGAGCGGGTCGCTGCCCGCGATCCCCTTCCAGCTCGCGTCCATTCTCATTTCGCTCGCCATCATCCCCTTGTGCCTCACGCGCAGTGCCGCACCCGCGCCGGTCGAGGCGAGCGCCTTCTCGATCCGTTCGCTGCTCGCTGCATCGCCGCTCGGCGCGTGGGGCGCCCTCGCCACCGGGATGATGCTCGGCGCCTTCTACGGCCTGGCGGCGGTCCATGTCCGGCGGCTGGGCCTCGACCTTTCGCAAACCGCGGGGTTCATGCTCATCGTGATCCTGGGCGGAGTGGCGCTGCAATGGCCGCTGGGACGTCTGTCCGACCGGCATGACCGGCGTCAGGTGATCGTGGGCAGTTTCACCGCGGCGGCACTGGTCAGTCTGGCGCTATCGCTGATCGGCGGCGGCCCCCTGCTCATGGGGCTGGGCGCGCTGTTCGGCGGCCTGAGCTTTGCTCTTTATCCGCTGTGCGTGGCGCATTGCAACGACCGCCTGCTGGAAACAGAAAGGGTAGCGGCGAGCGGCCGGCTGGTGCTGATCTACTCCGTGGGCGCGGCGCTGGGGCCGCTCATAGGCGCGGGCTTCATGACCGTGGCGGGAACGGGAGGACTGTTCCTGTTCATAGCTCTGAGCGCCGGGCTGGCCATGGCGGTCGGGTTATGGCGGCAGCAGGCCTGTGCGCCTGTGCCGGGAAAATATCAGCAGGATTTCCAGATCGTGCCGCGCACGACACCGATGGCCTCGCTGCTCGACCCCAATGTCTCGGATGATGAAACCGCCGCAGGATGA
- a CDS encoding MFS transporter, translating into MTTSATIHPFPSPRQTDAATLRRAIAASALGNATEWFDYGIYAYGITYISAALLPGSTQQAILFALATFAISFLVRPLGGLFWGPLGDRLGRKSVLALTILLMSGATLCVGLIPDHARIGFWAPVLLIALRMVQGFSTGGEYGGAATFMAEYAPDERRGFYGSFLEFGTLAGFSLGAALMLGFSLLLGDAAMHAWGWRVPFLVAAPMGLVGMYLRSKMEDTPVFRAAALHDAGQPSPRLPLLVRRHWRPMLVVAGLVVALNVVNYTLLSYMPTYLHRRIGLSADEALIVPIIGMLAMMAFLPFAGAWSDRVGRRAMWRISLIGLLVAVVPLYLLMATGLAGALLGFAVLGLLYVPQLATITATFPALFPTRVRFAGFAIAYNVSTSIFGGTAPAIGSGLISLTGNELMPAFYMMLACIVGLIALHFMPETAGRSLHGDPFAEKRA; encoded by the coding sequence ATGACGACCTCTGCCACCATTCACCCCTTCCCTTCCCCAAGGCAGACCGATGCCGCCACGCTGCGCCGTGCCATCGCGGCGTCTGCCCTTGGCAATGCGACCGAGTGGTTCGACTACGGCATCTATGCTTACGGGATCACCTACATATCCGCAGCGCTGCTGCCAGGCAGCACGCAACAGGCCATTTTGTTCGCCCTGGCGACTTTCGCGATCTCCTTCCTCGTGCGCCCGCTCGGCGGGCTTTTCTGGGGTCCGCTTGGAGACCGGCTTGGGCGCAAATCCGTACTGGCGCTCACCATATTGCTGATGTCGGGCGCGACACTGTGCGTGGGTCTGATACCCGATCATGCGCGCATCGGTTTCTGGGCGCCGGTGCTGCTCATCGCGCTGCGCATGGTGCAGGGTTTCTCGACCGGCGGCGAATATGGCGGTGCGGCCACCTTCATGGCCGAATATGCGCCCGACGAGCGGCGCGGCTTTTACGGCAGCTTCCTCGAATTCGGGACGCTGGCAGGCTTTTCGCTGGGGGCGGCCCTGATGCTGGGCTTCTCGCTGCTGCTGGGCGATGCGGCGATGCACGCCTGGGGATGGCGCGTGCCGTTCCTGGTCGCGGCGCCCATGGGGTTGGTCGGCATGTATCTGCGATCGAAGATGGAGGATACGCCCGTCTTCCGAGCGGCGGCGCTCCATGATGCGGGGCAGCCATCGCCTCGCCTTCCTCTTCTTGTGCGCCGGCACTGGCGCCCCATGCTGGTGGTCGCCGGGCTGGTCGTGGCGCTCAATGTGGTCAACTATACGCTTCTTAGCTACATGCCGACCTATCTCCACCGCCGGATCGGATTATCGGCCGACGAGGCGCTGATCGTCCCGATCATCGGCATGCTCGCGATGATGGCGTTCCTGCCCTTCGCCGGCGCCTGGTCCGACAGGGTTGGCCGACGGGCGATGTGGCGCATATCGCTGATCGGGCTGCTCGTCGCTGTGGTGCCGCTCTATCTGCTGATGGCGACGGGGCTTGCGGGCGCCCTTCTAGGATTTGCCGTTCTAGGGCTGCTTTATGTGCCGCAACTCGCGACGATCACGGCCACTTTCCCCGCGCTGTTCCCCACCAGGGTGCGCTTTGCGGGCTTCGCCATTGCCTATAATGTATCGACGAGCATCTTTGGCGGGACCGCGCCGGCGATCGGCAGCGGGCTGATCAGCCTCACCGGCAATGAACTCATGCCCGCCTTTTACATGATGCTGGCCTGCATCGTCGGTCTGATCGCGCTGCACTTCATGCCCGAGACGGCGGGCCGCTCGCTCCATGGCGATCCCTTCGCGGAGAAACGGGCGTGA
- a CDS encoding mechanosensitive ion channel family protein → MITNLPVSSDSISILTRGYVNEPWVQSALALLLLGIFAWAANWIAKRIVLRLLLRLLNHLPFRIEAQHIGAIVARLSNIVPALAIAAGIGAVPHLPEGASAFVRSLCTAFIILTIAIAVSGGLALLNDLYQRRPNAANRPIKGYVQLGKLLVYGAAAILIIAALMNQSPLLLLSGLGAMAAVLMLVFKDTILSLVASVQIGSNDMVRVGDWIEMPQLSANGDVIDIALHTVKIQNFDKTITTVPTHRLISESFRNWRGMSESGGRRIMRSVMIDQNSVRFLDEDDVKKMARFLVLRPYLETKRQEIDRWNREHGADDLVNGRRLTNVGTFRAYVLAYLQSRRDIAQDKTLLVRQLAPSENGLPLEIYAFATSTVWAEYEGIQADIFDHLIAILPDFGLQLFQRPTGADLSMLAVLPEPSTKAA, encoded by the coding sequence GTGATTACCAACCTTCCGGTTTCCAGCGACAGCATATCGATATTGACGCGCGGCTATGTGAATGAGCCGTGGGTGCAGAGCGCGCTGGCGCTGCTGCTGCTTGGCATATTCGCATGGGCTGCCAACTGGATCGCCAAGCGCATCGTGCTACGGCTGCTGCTGCGGCTGCTGAACCACCTGCCCTTTCGCATTGAAGCACAGCATATCGGCGCGATCGTCGCGCGTCTGTCGAACATCGTGCCCGCCCTGGCGATCGCGGCCGGCATCGGCGCTGTACCCCATCTGCCCGAAGGGGCCAGCGCGTTCGTTAGAAGCCTGTGCACGGCCTTCATCATCCTCACGATCGCCATAGCGGTGAGCGGCGGCCTGGCGCTGCTCAATGACCTCTACCAGCGCCGCCCGAACGCTGCGAACCGCCCCATCAAGGGCTATGTGCAGCTCGGCAAGCTGCTGGTCTATGGCGCGGCCGCGATCCTGATCATCGCCGCGCTCATGAACCAGTCGCCGCTGCTGCTCCTGTCAGGGCTTGGCGCGATGGCTGCCGTGTTGATGCTGGTGTTCAAGGACACGATCCTGTCCCTGGTCGCCTCGGTCCAGATCGGCTCCAATGACATGGTGCGGGTGGGCGACTGGATTGAAATGCCCCAGCTCAGCGCGAACGGCGACGTCATCGATATCGCGCTGCATACGGTGAAGATCCAGAATTTCGACAAGACGATCACCACGGTGCCCACGCACCGGCTGATCTCGGAGAGCTTCCGCAACTGGCGCGGCATGTCGGAATCGGGTGGACGGCGCATCATGCGCTCAGTGATGATCGACCAGAACAGCGTGCGCTTCCTTGACGAGGACGATGTCAAGAAGATGGCCCGCTTCCTCGTTCTGCGCCCCTATCTCGAGACGAAGAGACAGGAAATCGACCGCTGGAACAGGGAGCATGGCGCCGACGACCTGGTCAATGGCAGACGATTGACGAATGTCGGCACATTTCGCGCCTATGTGCTGGCCTATCTGCAATCCCGGCGGGATATCGCGCAGGACAAGACCTTGCTCGTACGCCAGCTTGCGCCCAGCGAGAACGGGCTGCCGCTCGAGATCTATGCCTTCGCCACCAGTACGGTCTGGGCGGAATATGAAGGCATACAGGCTGACATCTTCGATCATCTGATCGCGATACTGCCTGATTTTGGTCTGCAGCTGTTTCAGCGTCCGACGGGCGCCGATCTCTCCATGCTGGCGGTCCTGCCCGAGCCTTCGACAAAAGCTGCGTAG
- a CDS encoding response regulator has protein sequence MKHKEQFTTAAPTGRPRFPRPVIILVVEDEALVSMNVCEFLVDQEFTVFAAQDVEEALGVLHQLDGRIDLVFTDVNMPGAQDGFDLVREVSRRWPEIRILVTSAGLNGQEPPADLRTLVPSLPSPTGSMSSP, from the coding sequence ATGAAGCACAAGGAGCAGTTCACGACCGCAGCGCCGACTGGCAGACCCCGATTTCCCAGACCGGTCATCATTCTTGTGGTGGAAGATGAAGCCCTGGTCAGCATGAATGTGTGCGAGTTTCTGGTCGACCAGGAGTTCACCGTTTTCGCCGCGCAGGATGTCGAGGAGGCGCTTGGCGTTCTCCACCAGCTTGACGGCCGGATCGACCTCGTCTTCACCGATGTGAACATGCCCGGCGCGCAGGACGGCTTCGACCTGGTTCGTGAGGTGAGCCGGCGCTGGCCCGAGATCAGGATATTGGTGACCTCGGCCGGCCTGAACGGGCAGGAGCCCCCGGCGGACCTGCGCACTTTGGTCCCATCCTTGCCAAGCCCTACCGGCTCGATGTCCTCGCCTTGA
- a CDS encoding sensor histidine kinase has product MIDRKHQRTFSQPRAGALSWRAALLAGAVVLPSWFIAIYAQPGLGRVAAALLFVLGVVICGALGGLGAALAAATAAFLLYNFYLVEPVLSFEISTGRDVIPLLLFSLCAVVAGVLAARLKDRARAADDSYRQLSSLLEISRSLQSAVRVPDIASALDDHLSGSFDTLATLFLVRDDTFDAAVNGPSDDIGLQLVRKAADSEDSPREEGPYTVYRLDSAAGFEGAILFGHGLSRPPDKAFMSALANLIALAVERAALSESNAERRAQARTEELKTALISSVSHDFRTPLTAISASASSLIEFRDRLDPAAAERLLRGIVSECDRLNRYTSNLLEMSRLEAGQSLARRQTLGVADTMSAIVQRVRPRASHRRIVRRMSDEDLLVNVDAALFDLVLVNVLDNAIIYSDDGTSIHLDVGRDGDFCVICVSDEGQGIPPDDLERVFTRFYRVARPRPSPRGSGLGLAIAKGFTEAAGGRIGAASPGPGGRGTVITIMLPLATESSPA; this is encoded by the coding sequence ATGATCGACAGGAAGCATCAAAGGACGTTTTCGCAACCGCGCGCAGGGGCGCTCTCATGGCGTGCCGCGCTCCTGGCCGGGGCTGTCGTCCTGCCGTCCTGGTTCATCGCCATCTATGCCCAGCCCGGGCTGGGACGCGTGGCCGCCGCCCTGCTTTTCGTCCTGGGCGTGGTGATCTGCGGCGCGCTCGGCGGCCTGGGCGCGGCACTTGCCGCGGCAACAGCCGCCTTCCTCCTCTATAATTTCTATCTGGTCGAGCCGGTTCTGAGCTTCGAGATTTCCACTGGCCGGGACGTCATTCCCCTGCTCCTGTTCAGCCTGTGCGCTGTCGTGGCCGGGGTCCTCGCCGCAAGGCTGAAGGATCGCGCGAGGGCCGCCGACGACAGCTACCGCCAGCTGAGCAGCCTGCTCGAGATCAGCCGGTCCCTCCAGTCCGCCGTCCGCGTCCCCGATATCGCCAGCGCGCTCGACGATCATCTGTCAGGTTCGTTCGATACGCTGGCAACGCTCTTCCTCGTGAGAGACGACACATTCGATGCCGCCGTAAACGGCCCAAGCGATGACATCGGCCTCCAGCTTGTGCGGAAAGCGGCAGATAGCGAGGACAGCCCCCGGGAGGAGGGTCCCTATACCGTCTATCGCCTCGACAGCGCCGCGGGATTTGAAGGGGCCATTCTGTTCGGCCACGGCCTGTCCCGGCCACCCGACAAGGCCTTCATGTCGGCGCTCGCCAATCTCATCGCCCTGGCGGTCGAGCGCGCCGCGCTTTCAGAGAGCAATGCCGAGCGGCGCGCCCAGGCCAGGACAGAGGAACTCAAGACGGCCCTGATCTCGTCGGTAAGCCACGATTTTCGGACGCCCCTCACCGCGATCAGCGCTTCTGCCTCAAGCCTCATCGAGTTTCGCGACAGGCTCGATCCGGCAGCGGCTGAGCGGCTGCTGCGCGGCATCGTCAGTGAATGCGATCGCCTCAATCGCTACACCTCCAATCTGCTGGAGATGAGCCGGCTCGAGGCGGGACAATCGCTTGCCCGCAGGCAGACGCTGGGCGTGGCCGACACGATGAGCGCGATCGTCCAGAGGGTCCGTCCCCGGGCGAGCCATCGCCGGATCGTGCGCCGGATGAGCGACGAGGATCTGCTGGTCAATGTGGATGCCGCGCTGTTCGATCTCGTACTGGTCAATGTGCTCGACAATGCGATCATCTACAGCGACGATGGAACCAGCATCCACCTCGATGTAGGCCGCGACGGCGATTTTTGCGTCATCTGCGTCTCCGACGAAGGACAGGGCATCCCGCCTGACGATCTGGAAAGGGTCTTCACCCGCTTCTACCGGGTTGCCCGCCCCCGCCCGTCGCCACGCGGAAGCGGACTTGGCCTCGCCATCGCCAAGGGCTTCACAGAAGCGGCTGGCGGCCGGATCGGGGCTGCCTCTCCGGGGCCAGGCGGGCGCGGCACCGTCATCACCATCATGCTACCCCTGGCCACGGAAAGCTCGCCCGCATGA
- a CDS encoding response regulator transcription factor, which translates to MTALHILVVDDEPSLVDVLQPVLETAGYRITVAQDGRSAQAAIEAIEFDLILLDLGLPDIDGKSLLQRVRLDQDVPVIVISARHQEAEKIAALDEGADDYVNKPFEIGELMARMRAAIRRHSLSRAEASTYRAGGLAIDFPTRRVTLSGETVKLSPKEYDLLQTLARRAGQVVTHKRLLAAGWGAEATDTQYLRVYIGLLRQKIEQDPSDPCLLLTEPGVGYRLIGTG; encoded by the coding sequence ATGACTGCCTTGCACATCCTTGTCGTTGATGACGAGCCTTCCCTGGTCGACGTACTTCAGCCCGTTCTCGAGACAGCTGGCTATCGCATCACGGTGGCACAGGACGGACGCAGCGCCCAGGCAGCCATAGAGGCGATCGAATTCGACCTCATATTGCTGGATCTGGGCTTACCCGACATCGACGGCAAATCGCTGCTGCAGCGCGTCCGGCTCGACCAGGACGTGCCCGTCATCGTCATTTCCGCGCGGCATCAGGAGGCAGAGAAGATCGCCGCGCTCGATGAGGGCGCGGACGATTATGTCAACAAGCCCTTCGAGATCGGAGAGCTGATGGCGCGGATGCGCGCGGCGATCCGGCGTCATTCTCTTTCCCGGGCGGAGGCATCAACCTACCGCGCGGGTGGACTGGCGATCGATTTTCCAACCCGCCGCGTGACGCTTTCAGGAGAAACCGTCAAACTCTCGCCAAAGGAATATGATCTCCTCCAGACATTGGCGCGCAGGGCTGGACAGGTTGTGACGCACAAGCGATTGCTCGCCGCGGGCTGGGGCGCGGAGGCCACCGACACCCAATATCTGCGTGTCTATATCGGCCTTTTGCGCCAGAAGATCGAGCAGGACCCTTCAGATCCCTGCCTTCTCCTCACCGAACCGGGCGTTGGCTATCGCCTGATCGGGACCGGTTGA
- a CDS encoding alpha,alpha-trehalose-phosphate synthase (UDP-forming): MGRLLIVSNRVQAARLEDGSGNQGGLSVALSAALRESGGIWFGWSGDIAEHFSGGMHFEKENGITTVTVDLEARDVEEYYSGYANCTLWPLFHYRLDLARYDRMFANGYERVNERFAQTLVPLIEEGDLVWVNDYHLIPLGDQIRRLGRSNRLGFFLHIPWPPMRLLLSLPSHRQLVELLLAYDVVGFQAEDWLESFHDYLRVQLGLEKDEKNQIAWNGRTIQLVVCPVGLDSEDFKTIVRSGAAKAAYHSMVQSRADRSMIIGVDRLDHSKGVKERFCAFERLLATYPRLHEQLFLLQISPIARDDLGHYREIRSELEALSGRINGAYASPHWVPIRYVNQSYDRATLAGMYRAARVGLVTPLRDGMNIVAKEYVAAQDPDNPGVLVLSRFAGAAAQLDEALLVNPYSSEEVSEACLQALSMSKSERLRRWRLLNDVIEAQDTSWWWRTFIGFLDDAPESPLVRS, from the coding sequence TTGGGACGCCTCCTCATCGTTTCCAACCGGGTCCAGGCCGCAAGGCTCGAGGATGGCAGCGGCAACCAGGGCGGGCTTTCGGTCGCCCTTTCAGCAGCGCTGCGGGAATCCGGAGGCATCTGGTTCGGCTGGTCGGGCGATATCGCCGAGCATTTCTCCGGCGGCATGCATTTCGAGAAGGAGAACGGGATAACGACGGTCACCGTCGATCTCGAGGCAAGGGACGTGGAGGAATATTATAGCGGTTATGCCAACTGCACGCTGTGGCCCTTGTTCCACTATCGCCTCGACCTTGCCCGCTATGACCGGATGTTCGCCAATGGCTATGAGCGGGTGAACGAGCGGTTCGCCCAAACACTGGTCCCCCTGATCGAAGAGGGCGATCTCGTCTGGGTGAATGATTATCACCTCATCCCTCTGGGGGATCAGATACGCAGGCTAGGACGGTCCAACCGTCTGGGTTTTTTTCTGCATATTCCCTGGCCACCCATGCGCCTTCTCCTCTCCCTGCCCAGCCACCGTCAGCTCGTCGAGCTCCTGCTGGCCTATGACGTCGTGGGCTTCCAGGCCGAGGACTGGCTCGAATCCTTTCATGACTATCTGCGCGTACAGTTGGGTCTGGAAAAGGATGAAAAGAACCAGATTGCGTGGAATGGACGAACGATCCAGCTGGTCGTCTGCCCTGTTGGACTGGATAGTGAGGACTTCAAAACCATAGTCCGAAGCGGAGCCGCGAAGGCGGCTTATCATTCCATGGTCCAGAGCCGCGCCGATCGATCCATGATCATTGGCGTCGACAGGCTTGATCATTCCAAGGGAGTTAAGGAGCGCTTCTGTGCATTTGAACGGCTGCTAGCGACATATCCAAGATTGCACGAGCAGCTGTTTCTGTTGCAGATTTCTCCCATCGCGCGCGATGATCTTGGCCATTACCGCGAAATCCGATCCGAGCTGGAAGCGCTCTCAGGCCGTATCAACGGCGCCTATGCCAGCCCCCATTGGGTGCCGATACGCTATGTCAACCAGAGCTACGACCGCGCCACGCTCGCGGGCATGTACCGTGCGGCTCGGGTGGGACTGGTGACGCCGCTGCGCGATGGCATGAACATTGTTGCCAAGGAATATGTCGCCGCGCAGGATCCCGACAATCCTGGCGTTCTGGTCCTTTCGCGCTTTGCCGGAGCCGCTGCCCAACTCGATGAAGCGCTGCTCGTCAACCCCTATAGCAGCGAAGAGGTATCCGAGGCGTGCCTCCAGGCGCTCTCGATGTCGAAATCTGAACGCCTGCGACGCTGGCGGCTACTGAATGACGTCATCGAGGCCCAGGATACTAGCTGGTGGTGGAGGACCTTCATCGGCTTCCTGGACGACGCGCCGGAAAGCCCCCTTGTCAGATCGTGA
- the nhaA gene encoding Na+/H+ antiporter NhaA — MPEHHHRPPSALRLFLTNQSTGGLVLIGTAAVALLIANSALGPAYEALLSTYLGPMSVIHWINDGLMALFFLLVGLEIKREMVDGQLSTWSRRILPGVAALGGMAVPALLYLAFNSGPTARGWAIPAATDIAFALGVISLLGTRVPASLRVFLAALAIIDDLGAVIIIALFYTAKLSIIDLAGAAGVVALLFALNRRGVRRLAPYLLLGALLWLLVYRSGIHATLAGVLLALAIPMDGRPGQSDDESVSPLHRLEHALHIPVGFLIVPLFALANAGVPFLDLSLDALTAPVTLGVAAGLLLGKPLGVFGLSMLAVRLGLADAPAHASPWQMFGVALVCGIGFTMSLFIGLLAFPAAPILISEAKIGILAGSLLSGLLGYAVLRLAHSERMEQARQGA, encoded by the coding sequence ATGCCCGAACATCATCACAGACCCCCTAGCGCGCTGCGCCTGTTCCTGACCAACCAGTCGACGGGAGGCCTTGTCCTTATCGGAACGGCCGCCGTGGCGCTGCTGATCGCCAATTCTGCTCTCGGCCCCGCCTATGAGGCACTGCTGAGCACCTATCTCGGGCCGATGTCGGTCATCCACTGGATCAATGACGGGCTCATGGCCCTCTTCTTCCTGCTGGTCGGGCTCGAGATCAAGCGGGAGATGGTCGACGGCCAGCTTTCCACATGGTCGCGCCGCATATTGCCCGGGGTTGCGGCCCTTGGAGGCATGGCCGTGCCGGCCCTGCTTTATCTCGCCTTCAATTCAGGGCCGACCGCGCGCGGATGGGCGATCCCCGCCGCAACCGACATCGCTTTCGCGCTTGGCGTCATCTCTCTGCTGGGAACACGGGTTCCCGCCTCGCTGCGTGTGTTCCTGGCAGCGCTCGCCATCATCGACGATCTGGGCGCAGTGATCATCATAGCCCTGTTCTATACGGCAAAGCTCTCGATCATCGATCTGGCGGGAGCGGCTGGCGTGGTTGCGCTGCTATTCGCCCTCAACCGCCGCGGGGTGCGCCGTCTTGCGCCCTATCTGCTTCTGGGAGCGTTGCTGTGGCTGCTCGTCTATCGCTCAGGCATTCACGCGACGCTCGCGGGCGTTCTTCTGGCGCTGGCGATCCCGATGGATGGAAGACCCGGACAATCCGATGATGAAAGCGTCAGCCCCCTCCATCGGCTGGAACATGCCCTGCATATCCCCGTGGGCTTTCTCATCGTCCCGCTATTTGCGCTCGCAAACGCGGGCGTTCCCTTCCTCGATCTGTCTTTGGATGCGCTGACAGCGCCAGTCACCCTGGGGGTCGCGGCCGGTTTGCTGCTGGGAAAGCCACTGGGTGTGTTCGGCTTGTCGATGCTGGCTGTCCGCCTGGGACTGGCCGATGCTCCGGCCCATGCCAGCCCCTGGCAGATGTTCGGCGTGGCGCTTGTGTGCGGCATCGGATTCACGATGAGCCTGTTCATCGGCCTGCTTGCTTTCCCGGCAGCTCCTATCCTGATCTCGGAAGCGAAGATCGGCATTCTGGCGGGCTCGCTGCTCTCGGGACTCCTTGGATATGCCGTGCTGCGGCTCGCGCACAGCGAAAGAATGGAACAGGCGCGGCAAGGCGCCTGA
- a CDS encoding right-handed parallel beta-helix repeat-containing protein codes for MTREPARRLWLLFLILVLLPAMGANARPYHLDAVDGNDANDALLPGTAWRSLARLREAKLEPGDQVLLAAGSVWREPLVVTRSGRKNLPIIVRAAGIGARPRIEAGGISQYGVAVLNAEYVEVSGLEVTNDGPPGGPRYGVLISQRDVGVARNIAVRDMYIHDVRGTNERKDNGGIVFQALGGKRATRFHGLTIERNIIWRVDRSGIAGISDQVTLDRWFPGERVVIRDNYLEDIGGDGIVPRGTDGALVEHNIVRYAASRAPGYNVAIWQWSTDNTLIQLNEAAFTQGRWDGQGFDADFNSRRTTIAHNFSHDNEGGFVLICSPGRIGPDNVGNQRTLVRGNVSRHDGARVIQLAGGISHARIEGNVIHLGGQQDVAMVAATQWQGWPSDVKIANNLFAVAGVARYGHETGRDGPDYILGPGFPHSPSILFEGNRFLGLHLDPPEDPRGIWQAQYQPATVDWAVPTFDPSRAEGFDAFLTAHRDWMMAMLARELGQPVQLLATRRSTWIEARPRS; via the coding sequence ATGACGCGAGAACCCGCTCGGCGCCTGTGGCTTCTCTTCCTCATTCTCGTCCTTTTACCGGCCATGGGCGCCAACGCGCGTCCCTATCATCTCGACGCCGTCGACGGGAATGACGCGAACGATGCGTTGCTCCCCGGCACGGCCTGGCGCTCCCTCGCCCGGCTGCGGGAAGCGAAGCTGGAACCGGGCGATCAGGTGCTGTTGGCCGCAGGTTCGGTCTGGCGCGAGCCCCTCGTCGTTACCCGGTCGGGCCGAAAAAACCTCCCGATCATCGTGAGGGCCGCCGGGATTGGAGCGCGGCCGCGGATCGAGGCGGGAGGCATTTCGCAATATGGGGTGGCGGTCCTGAACGCCGAATATGTCGAGGTGAGCGGCCTTGAAGTCACCAATGACGGCCCGCCTGGGGGACCTCGCTACGGTGTGCTGATATCGCAGCGGGATGTGGGGGTCGCCCGCAACATCGCCGTGCGGGACATGTATATTCACGATGTCCGCGGCACCAATGAACGAAAGGATAATGGGGGCATTGTTTTCCAGGCGCTGGGCGGCAAGAGGGCGACGCGCTTTCACGGCCTGACGATCGAGCGCAACATCATCTGGAGGGTGGATCGTTCGGGAATTGCCGGCATCAGCGATCAGGTCACGCTGGACCGCTGGTTTCCAGGCGAGCGCGTCGTCATCCGCGACAATTATCTGGAGGATATCGGCGGCGACGGGATCGTCCCGCGCGGAACCGACGGCGCGCTCGTTGAACATAATATCGTGCGCTACGCCGCCAGCCGCGCTCCAGGCTATAATGTGGCCATCTGGCAGTGGAGCACCGACAACACGCTGATCCAGCTGAACGAGGCAGCCTTCACCCAGGGACGATGGGACGGACAGGGCTTTGACGCTGACTTCAATTCGCGCAGGACCACGATCGCCCATAATTTCAGCCATGACAATGAAGGCGGTTTCGTCCTCATCTGCTCGCCCGGACGGATCGGCCCCGATAATGTCGGCAACCAGCGGACCCTCGTGCGCGGCAATGTGAGCCGCCACGACGGCGCGCGGGTCATTCAGCTGGCCGGGGGCATTTCCCATGCCCGGATCGAAGGCAATGTCATCCATTTGGGGGGGCAGCAGGATGTCGCCATGGTCGCGGCCACCCAATGGCAGGGCTGGCCCAGCGACGTGAAGATCGCCAACAATCTTTTCGCCGTTGCCGGTGTCGCGCGCTATGGCCATGAGACAGGACGCGACGGACCCGACTATATCCTGGGCCCTGGCTTCCCGCACTCACCTTCCATCCTGTTCGAGGGAAACCGCTTCCTTGGCCTCCATCTCGATCCGCCTGAAGATCCGCGCGGCATATGGCAGGCGCAGTATCAGCCTGCGACGGTGGACTGGGCGGTGCCCACCTTCGATCCTTCCAGGGCCGAGGGGTTCGATGCCTTCCTGACAGCGCATCGAGACTGGATGATGGCCATGCTTGCAAGAGAGCTTGGCCAGCCCGTGCAGCTTCTTGCCACCCGACGTTCCACCTGGATCGAAGCCCGGCCCCGATCATGA